In one window of Falco cherrug isolate bFalChe1 chromosome 10, bFalChe1.pri, whole genome shotgun sequence DNA:
- the LOC102053197 gene encoding protein-glutamine gamma-glutamyltransferase E isoform X1: protein MGQAVTQPSTNWHLKENARDHHTSKFSSKELIVRRGQAFILTFNGTEHPEQNLTFIVETGPKPSKLAKTQATFGISSTVTKESWSAVVQSTSSSSVTISISSPPNAVIGRYKLSVQSTSSGSSSPASLGTFVLLFNPWSSGDDVFMPNKAECEEYVLEEFGIIFAGNKNHINSFGWNFGQFQGDILNICLSMMDRSLNYRQDPVTDVSHRNDPKYLGRVLSAMVNANDDQGVLLGNWSGNYEGGKSPSSWTGSGEILHNWKKSGFKPVRYGQCWVFAAVLTTVLRCLGIPTRTITNFSSAHDADGNLRVDEFYDASGNHLDRAADSIWNFHVWNESWFSRSDLGPSYSGWQVLDATPQEESGGIYQCGPASRNAIKEGDVDLDYDCPFVFAEVNADCMYWNYDSTTGKKTLIFSKSTIIGQSISTKAVGRDVRVDVTNDYKYEEGSTKEREIFKKARKKLGLEDKFDPTAPTTQEIDQKPDISGKFKVDGPLEVGKNLNLILVLANLQSDAKTVHVNMTAWSTVYTRRPVHEIWKDSISVTLSPKEEKQFPIKIPYTEYQQQLTTDNTIQVTALCHVEGGIQVLVQRDITLDNPNIDIQVLGEAKVNKEVDVEVTFTNPIDVEVTDCVLQAEGNDLLRGILEIEVPPLKAGEKSSTKFKLIPFETGPKHLLVNFSCDKFADIKTFKMVNVVD from the exons ATGGGCCAAG CTGTAACGCAGCCAAGTACCAACTGGcacctgaaagaaaatgcaagagatCACCACACAAGTAAATTCTCTAGCAAAGAGTTGATTGTGAGGAGAGGGCAGGCCTTCATTCTCACCTTCAATGGAACAGAACACCCTGAGCAAAACTTAACATTTATCGTAGAAACAG gTCCCAAACCCTCAAAGCTGGCTAAGACCCAGGCCACATTTGGTATCTCCAGCACAGTAACCAAGGAGAGCTGGAGTGCAGTTGTACAGTCTACCAGTTCCAGCTCTGTGACCATCTCCATTTCCAGCCCACCTAATGCTGTCATTGGACGTTACAAGCTGAGTGTTCAGAGTACATCAAGTGGCAGCTCCTCTCCTGCAAGCCTTGGCacctttgttttgctctttaaCCCTTGGTCTTCAG GTGATGATGTGTTCATGCCTAACAAGGCTGAGTGTGAGGAATACGTGCTAGAAGAGTTTGGCATCATTTTTGCAGGCAATAAAAATCATATCAACAGCTTTGGATGGAACTTTGGGCAG TTTCAAGGAGATATTCTCAATATTTGCCTTTCCATGATGGATCGAAGCTTAAACTATCGTCAGGATCCTGTCACAGATGTATCGCACAGAAATGACCCCAAGTATCTGGGCCGTGTTCTCAGTGCAATG GTCAATGCCAATGATGACCAAGGGGTGCTGCTAGGAAACTGGAGTGGAAATTATGAGGGTGGGAAAAGTCCAAGCAGCTGGACTGGAAGTGGTGAAATCCTGCATAACTGGAAGAAATCAGGATTCAAACCTGTTAGATATGGACAATGTTGGGTTTTTGCAGCAGTATTGACTACAG TGCTTAGATGTCTGGGGATTCCCACTCGTACAATTACAAACTTCAGCTCTGCCCACGATGCAGATGGAAATCTGCGTGTGGATGAGTTTTACGATGCATCTGGAAATCATTTGGACAGGGCAGCTGACAGCATATG GAATTTCCATGTCTGGAATGAAAGCTGGTTTTCCCGCAGTGACTTGGGCCCCTCATACAGTGGATGGCAAGTTCTGGATGCAACTCCTCAAGAAGAAAGTGGAG GAATTTATCAGTGTGGTCCTGCCTCACGGAATGCCATCAAAGAAGGAGATGTAGATCTGGACTACGACTGTCCATTCGTATTTGCAGAAGTGAATGCAGACTGCATGTACTGGAATTATGACTCCAcgactggaaagaaaacattaatattcTCTAAGTCTACCATAATTGGTCAATCCATCAGCACAAAGGCAGTTGGTAGAGATGTTCGTGTAGATGTCACCAATGACTACAAATATGAAGAAG GCTCtacaaaagaaagagagatttttaaaaaagcccgTAAGAAGCTGGGACTTGAGGATAAATTTGATCCTACAGCACCGACAACACAGGAAATTGATCAAAAGCCTGACATCTCAGGGAAGTTCAAGGTGGATGGCCCTTTAGAGGTTGGCAAAAATCTCAATCTAATTCTGGTTCTTGCAAACTTACAGTCTGATGCTAAGACTGTTCATGTCAATATGACTGCTTGGAGCACTGTGTACACTAGAAGACCAGTTCATGAGATCTGGAAGGACTCCATATCTGTCACTCTGTCTCCTAAGGAag agaAACAATTTCCCATTAAGATACCATATACTGAATATCAACAGCAGTTAACTACAGACAACACGATCCAGGTAACAGCTTTATGTCATGTAGAAGGTGGGATTCAAGTGCTGGTGCAAAGAGACATCACCCTGGACAATCCTAACATTGACATACAG GTACTTGGTGAAGCAAAAGTGAATAAAGAAGTGGATGTGGAAGTGACATTTACCAATCCTATTGATGTGGAAGTGACAGActgtgtgctgcaggcagaaggCAATGACCTCCTCAGAGGAATCCTTGAGATAGA
- the LOC102053197 gene encoding protein-glutamine gamma-glutamyltransferase E isoform X2, protein MTAVTQPSTNWHLKENARDHHTSKFSSKELIVRRGQAFILTFNGTEHPEQNLTFIVETGPKPSKLAKTQATFGISSTVTKESWSAVVQSTSSSSVTISISSPPNAVIGRYKLSVQSTSSGSSSPASLGTFVLLFNPWSSGDDVFMPNKAECEEYVLEEFGIIFAGNKNHINSFGWNFGQFQGDILNICLSMMDRSLNYRQDPVTDVSHRNDPKYLGRVLSAMVNANDDQGVLLGNWSGNYEGGKSPSSWTGSGEILHNWKKSGFKPVRYGQCWVFAAVLTTVLRCLGIPTRTITNFSSAHDADGNLRVDEFYDASGNHLDRAADSIWNFHVWNESWFSRSDLGPSYSGWQVLDATPQEESGGIYQCGPASRNAIKEGDVDLDYDCPFVFAEVNADCMYWNYDSTTGKKTLIFSKSTIIGQSISTKAVGRDVRVDVTNDYKYEEGSTKEREIFKKARKKLGLEDKFDPTAPTTQEIDQKPDISGKFKVDGPLEVGKNLNLILVLANLQSDAKTVHVNMTAWSTVYTRRPVHEIWKDSISVTLSPKEEKQFPIKIPYTEYQQQLTTDNTIQVTALCHVEGGIQVLVQRDITLDNPNIDIQVLGEAKVNKEVDVEVTFTNPIDVEVTDCVLQAEGNDLLRGILEIEVPPLKAGEKSSTKFKLIPFETGPKHLLVNFSCDKFADIKTFKMVNVVD, encoded by the exons ATGACTg CTGTAACGCAGCCAAGTACCAACTGGcacctgaaagaaaatgcaagagatCACCACACAAGTAAATTCTCTAGCAAAGAGTTGATTGTGAGGAGAGGGCAGGCCTTCATTCTCACCTTCAATGGAACAGAACACCCTGAGCAAAACTTAACATTTATCGTAGAAACAG gTCCCAAACCCTCAAAGCTGGCTAAGACCCAGGCCACATTTGGTATCTCCAGCACAGTAACCAAGGAGAGCTGGAGTGCAGTTGTACAGTCTACCAGTTCCAGCTCTGTGACCATCTCCATTTCCAGCCCACCTAATGCTGTCATTGGACGTTACAAGCTGAGTGTTCAGAGTACATCAAGTGGCAGCTCCTCTCCTGCAAGCCTTGGCacctttgttttgctctttaaCCCTTGGTCTTCAG GTGATGATGTGTTCATGCCTAACAAGGCTGAGTGTGAGGAATACGTGCTAGAAGAGTTTGGCATCATTTTTGCAGGCAATAAAAATCATATCAACAGCTTTGGATGGAACTTTGGGCAG TTTCAAGGAGATATTCTCAATATTTGCCTTTCCATGATGGATCGAAGCTTAAACTATCGTCAGGATCCTGTCACAGATGTATCGCACAGAAATGACCCCAAGTATCTGGGCCGTGTTCTCAGTGCAATG GTCAATGCCAATGATGACCAAGGGGTGCTGCTAGGAAACTGGAGTGGAAATTATGAGGGTGGGAAAAGTCCAAGCAGCTGGACTGGAAGTGGTGAAATCCTGCATAACTGGAAGAAATCAGGATTCAAACCTGTTAGATATGGACAATGTTGGGTTTTTGCAGCAGTATTGACTACAG TGCTTAGATGTCTGGGGATTCCCACTCGTACAATTACAAACTTCAGCTCTGCCCACGATGCAGATGGAAATCTGCGTGTGGATGAGTTTTACGATGCATCTGGAAATCATTTGGACAGGGCAGCTGACAGCATATG GAATTTCCATGTCTGGAATGAAAGCTGGTTTTCCCGCAGTGACTTGGGCCCCTCATACAGTGGATGGCAAGTTCTGGATGCAACTCCTCAAGAAGAAAGTGGAG GAATTTATCAGTGTGGTCCTGCCTCACGGAATGCCATCAAAGAAGGAGATGTAGATCTGGACTACGACTGTCCATTCGTATTTGCAGAAGTGAATGCAGACTGCATGTACTGGAATTATGACTCCAcgactggaaagaaaacattaatattcTCTAAGTCTACCATAATTGGTCAATCCATCAGCACAAAGGCAGTTGGTAGAGATGTTCGTGTAGATGTCACCAATGACTACAAATATGAAGAAG GCTCtacaaaagaaagagagatttttaaaaaagcccgTAAGAAGCTGGGACTTGAGGATAAATTTGATCCTACAGCACCGACAACACAGGAAATTGATCAAAAGCCTGACATCTCAGGGAAGTTCAAGGTGGATGGCCCTTTAGAGGTTGGCAAAAATCTCAATCTAATTCTGGTTCTTGCAAACTTACAGTCTGATGCTAAGACTGTTCATGTCAATATGACTGCTTGGAGCACTGTGTACACTAGAAGACCAGTTCATGAGATCTGGAAGGACTCCATATCTGTCACTCTGTCTCCTAAGGAag agaAACAATTTCCCATTAAGATACCATATACTGAATATCAACAGCAGTTAACTACAGACAACACGATCCAGGTAACAGCTTTATGTCATGTAGAAGGTGGGATTCAAGTGCTGGTGCAAAGAGACATCACCCTGGACAATCCTAACATTGACATACAG GTACTTGGTGAAGCAAAAGTGAATAAAGAAGTGGATGTGGAAGTGACATTTACCAATCCTATTGATGTGGAAGTGACAGActgtgtgctgcaggcagaaggCAATGACCTCCTCAGAGGAATCCTTGAGATAGA